From one Deltaproteobacteria bacterium genomic stretch:
- a CDS encoding bifunctional (p)ppGpp synthetase/guanosine-3',5'-bis(diphosphate) 3'-pyrophosphohydrolase: MKLNDLVEKVRSFNSAADVDLIRRAYDFSARVHKGQKRESGEPYLSHPVAVASIIADLRLDVPSIATALLHDTVEDTLTTLGEIDETFGAEIAALVDGVTKISQISFSSREEKQAENFRKMILAMARDIRVILIKLADRTHNLRTLEHLPPDRQHDIAQETLDIYAPLAHRLGIYWVKSELEDNALRYLRPEVYYQLKRNVAKKKAARERYIKEVIDVLRKRLDDSGIAADISGRPKHFYSIYQKMQSQNLLYDQIYDLVAFRIIVDTVRECYEALGVAHASWKPVPGRFKDYIGLPKANGYQSLHTTVIGPYGERMEVQIRTHEMHRVAEAGIAAHWKYKGPGTPSEEAQRFAWLRQLLEWQQNLPDPQDFLRSVKDDLFSDEVFVFTPRGDLLNFPEGASVIDFAYRIHSEVGHHCAGARVNSRLVPLRYRLRNGDTVEIVSTATQTPSQDWLNFVKTSRAKARIRSWIKYQQRSRSIAIGREILERDLGRYHIDLGKLRKDGQLAAATKALSVRDEETLLAAVGYGKLTSHQVLAHLLPADVLDQGQPTQEEGTLRRLFRMVRRQTPGGVRVSGVEDMLVRFGKCCDPLPGERILGFITRGRGVTVHSIDCPRVLESDPQRRVEVVWDDAAQVALRPVTVEVTCVDEPGLLAAMSKAISGAGVNISRAQVKSVPDKHAINTFEVMVGDATQLNRVIRALGKVRGVTRVARARG, encoded by the coding sequence ATGAAGCTCAACGACTTGGTCGAGAAGGTTCGCAGTTTCAACAGCGCGGCCGACGTTGACCTCATCCGTCGTGCGTACGATTTCTCCGCGCGGGTGCACAAGGGACAGAAGCGCGAGTCCGGCGAGCCGTACTTGAGTCATCCCGTTGCGGTCGCCAGCATCATCGCCGACCTGCGCCTCGACGTGCCGAGCATCGCCACCGCGTTGCTGCACGACACGGTCGAAGACACGCTCACCACTCTCGGGGAAATCGACGAGACCTTCGGTGCCGAGATCGCCGCGCTGGTCGACGGCGTCACCAAGATTAGCCAGATCAGCTTCAGTAGCCGCGAGGAAAAGCAGGCGGAGAATTTCCGCAAGATGATCCTGGCGATGGCGCGCGACATCCGCGTCATCCTCATCAAGCTCGCCGACCGCACGCACAACCTGCGCACGCTCGAACATCTGCCGCCTGACCGTCAGCACGACATCGCGCAGGAGACCCTCGACATCTACGCGCCGCTGGCGCACCGGCTCGGGATCTATTGGGTCAAGAGCGAGTTGGAAGACAACGCGCTGCGCTATCTGCGCCCGGAAGTGTACTACCAGCTCAAGCGCAACGTCGCGAAGAAGAAGGCGGCGCGCGAGCGTTACATCAAGGAAGTCATCGACGTGTTGCGCAAGCGCCTCGACGATTCCGGCATCGCCGCCGACATCTCCGGTCGCCCCAAGCACTTCTATTCGATCTACCAAAAGATGCAGAGTCAGAATCTCCTCTACGATCAAATCTACGATCTGGTCGCGTTCCGCATCATCGTCGACACCGTGCGCGAGTGTTACGAAGCTCTCGGTGTGGCCCACGCGAGTTGGAAGCCGGTGCCAGGCCGCTTCAAGGACTACATCGGCCTGCCTAAAGCGAACGGCTACCAGTCGCTCCACACCACGGTGATCGGCCCGTACGGCGAACGCATGGAGGTGCAGATCCGTACCCACGAGATGCACAGGGTCGCGGAGGCGGGGATCGCTGCCCATTGGAAATACAAAGGCCCCGGCACGCCTTCAGAAGAAGCGCAGCGTTTTGCGTGGTTGCGCCAGTTGCTCGAATGGCAGCAGAACCTGCCCGATCCACAGGACTTCCTGCGCTCGGTGAAAGACGATCTGTTCAGCGACGAAGTCTTCGTGTTCACGCCGCGTGGCGACCTGCTGAATTTTCCCGAGGGTGCCTCGGTGATCGACTTCGCCTATCGCATTCACTCGGAGGTCGGCCATCATTGCGCCGGCGCCCGCGTCAACAGTCGCTTGGTGCCGTTGCGGTACCGCTTGCGCAATGGCGACACGGTCGAGATCGTCAGCACCGCGACGCAGACGCCGAGTCAGGATTGGCTCAACTTCGTCAAGACCAGCCGCGCCAAAGCGCGCATCCGTAGTTGGATCAAGTACCAGCAACGGTCGCGCAGCATTGCCATCGGCCGCGAGATCCTCGAGCGCGACTTGGGGCGCTACCACATCGACCTGGGCAAGCTGCGCAAGGACGGCCAACTCGCCGCGGCGACGAAGGCGTTGTCGGTGCGCGATGAAGAGACGCTGCTGGCGGCAGTGGGCTACGGCAAGCTCACCTCGCATCAGGTGCTGGCGCACCTGCTGCCGGCCGATGTGCTCGACCAGGGCCAGCCGACCCAGGAGGAAGGGACGCTGCGCCGGCTCTTCCGCATGGTTCGGCGGCAGACGCCCGGTGGTGTGCGCGTCAGCGGCGTCGAAGACATGTTGGTGCGCTTCGGCAAGTGCTGCGATCCGTTGCCGGGGGAACGCATCCTCGGATTCATCACCCGTGGCCGTGGGGTCACGGTGCACTCGATCGATTGCCCGCGCGTGCTCGAGAGCGATCCGCAGCGGCGGGTTGAAGTGGTGTGGGACGATGCGGCGCAGGTGGCGTTGCGCCCGGTTACGGTCGAGGTCACGTGCGTCGACGAGCCCGGGTTGCTGGCCGCGATGAGCAAGGCCATCAGCGGTGCGGGCGTCAACATCAGCCGGGCGCAAGTGAAGAGCGTGCCCGACAAGCACGCCATCAACACTTTCGAAGTGATGGTCGGCGATGCCACGCAACTCAATCGCGTCATCCGTGCCCTCGGAAAAGTGCGCGGCGTGACCCGCGTGGCGCGTGCGCGAGGATAG
- a CDS encoding AAA family ATPase, which produces MLITISGTPGSGKTTVARLLAQRLGLPHIYAGDLYRAEADRRHLSLAEFNRLSEQDHSIDRALDERMAAYARQGNVVLEGRLAAFIARQEGVRNALTIWLTAGDETRARRVAEREHGDWRQILHDNRIRNQSDAGRYKAIYGFDLGDTSIYDLILETDHERPETVAEMILAAARTRFGAVIGPAASAAK; this is translated from the coding sequence ATGTTGATTACGATCTCCGGGACGCCGGGGAGTGGCAAGACGACAGTGGCGCGGCTGTTGGCTCAGCGCCTTGGATTGCCGCACATCTATGCCGGCGATCTGTACCGCGCCGAGGCCGACCGTCGCCACCTCTCGCTCGCCGAGTTCAACCGGCTCTCGGAGCAGGATCACTCCATCGATCGCGCGCTCGACGAGCGCATGGCGGCGTACGCGCGGCAAGGCAACGTCGTACTCGAAGGGCGGCTCGCCGCTTTCATTGCGCGACAAGAAGGAGTGCGCAACGCCCTTACGATCTGGCTCACTGCCGGCGACGAAACCCGTGCCCGCCGCGTCGCCGAGCGCGAGCACGGCGATTGGCGCCAGATTTTGCATGATAACCGGATCCGCAATCAGTCCGACGCCGGCCGCTACAAAGCCATCTACGGCTTCGACCTCGGCGACACCTCGATCTACGATCTCATCCTCGAGACCGATCACGAGCGCCCCGAAACCGTCGCCGAGATGATCCTAGCCGCGGCGCGCACGCGCTTCGGCGCGGTGATCGGGCCGGCCGCGAGCGCCGCGAAATGA
- a CDS encoding molybdopterin-dependent oxidoreductase, whose product MSAVADTRYRICPLCEATCGLAITVKGREVVAIRGDRDDVFSHGFVCPKGAALAQLDRDPDRVREPLVRRDGRLVTASWDDAFAEIERRLLPIIQTHGPDAVAVYLGNPNVHNLSLSIYGQALLRTLRTKNLYSASTVDQIPKQLASGLMFGTFLSVAVPDIDRCDFLLVLGANPFDSNGSLWTVPDFAGRLRALQARGGRCVVVDPRRTRTAEAADQHLFIRPGTDAHLLMGIVHTLFAEQLVALGRLAEHVSGIAEVEAAARPFTPDAVERVCGIGAVVIRQLARDLAAAPHAAVYGRIGTCTQEFGTLASWLVDICNALTGNLDRAGGAMFPQAPGFAANTHGTPSIGRGVRIGRRHSRVRHAPEVMGELPVACLAEEIETPGDGQIRALITIAGNPALSTPNGARLTRALATLECMVSLDIYVNETSRHAHVILPGRSPLEESHYDIAFTQLAYRNAVRYSPPVFAARADQPPEWETLLRLTGIVAGQGAQANIDGLDDFVATTQIQTAVGNPHSPIAGRSVDEILTALAPRRGPERLVDLALRTGPYGDGFGATPDGLTLAKVEAHPHGIDLGPLQPRVPESLRTPSGKIELAPPAILADVPRLAALLVDPVPTNGFVLIGRRHLRSNNSWMHNLPLLAGGRPRCTLHVHPDDARRLGLREGGRARVASRAGAVEVAIEITDAIMPGVVSLPHGWGHDQPDSRLSVAAQQPGVNSNVLADEFALDPLSGNAVLNGIPVQIAAGN is encoded by the coding sequence ATGAGCGCTGTCGCCGATACTCGCTACCGCATCTGCCCGTTGTGTGAAGCAACCTGTGGCCTCGCGATCACCGTCAAGGGGCGGGAAGTAGTCGCCATTCGCGGCGATCGCGACGATGTGTTCAGCCACGGGTTCGTGTGTCCGAAGGGCGCCGCGCTAGCGCAACTGGACCGCGATCCCGATCGTGTGCGCGAACCGTTGGTGCGCCGCGACGGCCGCTTGGTCACTGCATCGTGGGACGACGCGTTCGCGGAAATCGAGCGACGACTGCTCCCGATCATTCAAACCCACGGCCCCGACGCGGTCGCCGTGTATCTTGGCAACCCCAATGTCCACAATCTCAGTTTGTCGATCTACGGCCAGGCGCTCCTACGCACGCTTCGCACCAAGAACCTCTATAGCGCCAGCACCGTCGATCAAATTCCCAAGCAGTTGGCCAGCGGACTGATGTTCGGCACGTTCCTCAGCGTGGCCGTGCCCGACATCGATCGTTGCGACTTCTTGCTCGTGCTCGGCGCCAATCCGTTCGATTCAAACGGAAGTCTGTGGACCGTACCCGACTTCGCGGGGCGATTGCGCGCGCTACAGGCACGCGGCGGACGCTGCGTGGTGGTCGATCCGCGCCGCACGCGCACTGCGGAGGCAGCAGATCAGCATCTCTTCATTCGGCCCGGCACCGACGCCCACCTGCTGATGGGCATTGTCCACACCTTGTTCGCCGAGCAACTGGTCGCGCTTGGCCGCCTTGCCGAGCACGTGAGCGGAATCGCCGAGGTCGAAGCTGCCGCGCGACCATTCACTCCCGATGCGGTTGAGCGCGTCTGCGGCATTGGCGCCGTTGTCATCCGCCAGCTCGCCCGCGATCTCGCGGCCGCACCGCATGCGGCGGTCTATGGACGCATTGGCACCTGCACGCAGGAGTTCGGCACGCTCGCCAGTTGGCTGGTCGATATCTGCAACGCGCTGACCGGCAACCTCGATCGGGCTGGCGGCGCGATGTTTCCGCAGGCGCCGGGCTTCGCTGCCAACACACACGGCACACCGAGTATCGGGCGCGGTGTGCGCATCGGCCGCCGCCACAGCCGCGTCCGCCATGCGCCCGAGGTGATGGGTGAGCTGCCGGTGGCCTGTTTGGCGGAGGAGATCGAAACACCGGGCGACGGCCAGATTCGCGCGCTCATCACTATCGCCGGCAATCCCGCGTTGAGCACGCCCAACGGTGCCCGCCTCACGCGCGCACTCGCGACGCTGGAGTGCATGGTGAGCCTCGACATATACGTCAACGAGACCAGTCGCCACGCGCACGTGATCTTGCCGGGGCGCTCGCCACTCGAGGAGAGTCACTACGACATCGCGTTTACTCAGCTCGCCTACCGCAACGCCGTGCGCTACTCGCCGCCGGTGTTCGCCGCGCGCGCCGATCAACCGCCGGAGTGGGAGACGCTGCTGCGCCTCACGGGCATCGTCGCCGGCCAAGGCGCGCAGGCGAACATCGACGGGCTCGATGACTTCGTTGCGACCACGCAGATCCAAACTGCGGTCGGCAATCCACATTCACCAATCGCTGGCCGCAGCGTGGATGAGATTCTCACGGCCCTGGCACCGCGACGCGGGCCGGAGCGACTCGTCGACTTAGCGCTCCGGACGGGGCCGTACGGCGACGGCTTCGGTGCGACACCGGATGGTCTTACGCTCGCCAAGGTGGAAGCGCATCCGCACGGCATCGATCTTGGTCCGCTGCAGCCGCGCGTTCCCGAATCATTGCGCACGCCATCGGGCAAGATCGAGCTGGCACCGCCGGCGATTCTCGCGGACGTGCCGCGCCTCGCGGCGCTGCTCGTCGACCCGGTACCCACCAACGGATTCGTGTTAATCGGCCGTCGCCATCTCCGTTCGAACAACTCGTGGATGCACAACCTGCCGCTGCTCGCCGGTGGCCGGCCGCGCTGTACGTTGCACGTGCATCCCGACGACGCGCGGCGACTTGGTCTGCGTGAAGGCGGTCGCGCGCGGGTCGCTTCACGCGCGGGGGCCGTGGAGGTCGCCATCGAAATCACCGACGCGATCATGCCCGGCGTGGTCAGTCTGCCGCACGGCTGGGGTCACGATCAGCCCGACTCGCGGCTATCGGTCGCCGCCCAGCAACCCGGCGTGAACAGCAACGTGCTCGCGGATGAGTTCGCCCTCGATCCACTGTCGGGAAATGCCGTGCTCAACGGCATTCCGGTGCAGATCGCAGCCGGCAACTAG
- a CDS encoding 2-C-methyl-D-erythritol 2,4-cyclodiphosphate synthase, with the protein MRIGHGYDIHRLVPGRPLRLGGVTIPHDAGLLGHSDGDAMLHAVADALLGAIADGDIGRLFPDSDPRFKDIDSTELLREVVRRVHGFGYVLGNLDVTLHAERPKLAPHIDAMRQRLAELLLVEVDQVSVKAKTNEGLDAVGRGEAIAATAVVLCKPAS; encoded by the coding sequence ATGCGAATTGGGCACGGCTATGACATCCATCGCTTGGTGCCGGGCCGCCCGCTGCGACTCGGCGGAGTGACGATTCCACACGACGCCGGCTTGCTCGGCCACTCCGACGGCGACGCGATGCTGCACGCGGTTGCCGACGCATTGCTGGGAGCCATCGCCGATGGCGACATCGGTCGACTGTTTCCGGACAGCGACCCACGCTTCAAAGACATCGACAGCACGGAGTTGCTGCGCGAGGTCGTGCGGCGGGTCCATGGCTTTGGCTACGTACTCGGCAATCTCGACGTCACTCTGCATGCGGAGCGCCCCAAACTCGCCCCACACATCGACGCGATGCGCCAGCGCCTTGCCGAGTTGCTACTGGTTGAAGTCGATCAGGTGAGCGTCAAGGCGAAGACCAACGAAGGCCTCGACGCGGTCGGGCGCGGCGAAGCCATTGCCGCGACCGCCGTGGTGTTGTGTAAACCTGCTTCCTAG
- a CDS encoding DUF1049 domain-containing protein encodes MRRAKIIAALSAVLLLVILAFQNPLPVEFKFLWMAVQVPKIMLMVISAVVGAVATLIVQYALRSSQYASRASRSSAPNQTPPTSASSV; translated from the coding sequence ATGCGTCGCGCCAAAATCATCGCCGCCTTGTCGGCCGTATTGTTGTTGGTCATCCTCGCGTTCCAGAATCCGCTGCCGGTGGAGTTCAAGTTCCTGTGGATGGCAGTCCAGGTACCGAAAATCATGCTGATGGTGATCTCGGCCGTGGTAGGCGCCGTGGCGACGTTGATCGTTCAATACGCGCTCCGGTCCAGCCAATACGCGTCCCGCGCTAGTCGATCATCGGCGCCGAATCAGACACCGCCCACCTCAGCCTCGAGCGTGTAA
- a CDS encoding molybdopterin molybdotransferase MoeA: MATMISVHDALAAVLRDIPRLGSERVGLANARGRVLAEAVRAGRDVPPFRNSAMDGYAVRASDVATAAPEAPVRLRVLEVVGAGSMPTRAVAPGTATKIMTGSPLPTGADAVVRVEDTEESGGDVVVQARVTPGTAVREPGEDMRAGETVLDVGRVLRPADIGLLASLGLTVVPVSRRPRVAILTTGNELVEPGEPLGPGQIVNSNAYTLAAAVEDAGAEAIRLGIVRDQQECIRAAFADAFTADMMLSTGGVSVGSFDFVRQTLSELGYEERFWKVAQKPGKPLTFGLRQGTPAFGLPGNPVSTLVCCYLYVVPALRTMMGMERIHLPHIEATLASEVTTAAGLTEFVRCVVTRIGPTYEVQPTGSQSSGVLRSLSAGEGLLIAPPEQQTIARGASVRVIVLGNDGTSAVAPF; encoded by the coding sequence ATGGCAACCATGATTAGCGTGCACGATGCGCTCGCAGCCGTGTTGCGCGACATCCCGCGCCTCGGGAGCGAGCGTGTCGGGCTGGCGAACGCCCGCGGGCGTGTGCTTGCCGAGGCGGTGCGAGCCGGCCGTGACGTGCCGCCGTTTCGCAACTCCGCGATGGACGGCTACGCTGTGCGCGCCAGCGATGTCGCAACGGCTGCGCCTGAGGCGCCGGTACGACTGCGAGTGCTCGAAGTCGTCGGTGCGGGTTCGATGCCCACGCGCGCGGTCGCCCCCGGCACCGCCACGAAGATCATGACCGGTTCACCCTTGCCGACCGGTGCCGATGCGGTGGTGCGCGTCGAAGACACCGAAGAGTCCGGTGGCGACGTCGTCGTGCAGGCGCGCGTCACACCCGGCACGGCGGTGCGCGAGCCGGGCGAGGACATGCGCGCGGGCGAAACCGTGCTGGATGTCGGCCGCGTCTTGCGTCCAGCCGACATCGGCTTGCTGGCGTCGCTTGGGCTCACGGTCGTGCCGGTCAGCCGTCGTCCGCGGGTGGCGATCTTGACCACCGGCAATGAGTTAGTCGAGCCCGGAGAACCGTTGGGTCCCGGTCAGATCGTGAACAGCAACGCCTACACTCTGGCGGCGGCCGTGGAAGATGCCGGCGCCGAGGCGATCCGGCTCGGCATCGTGCGCGACCAACAGGAGTGCATTCGCGCGGCGTTCGCTGATGCGTTCACCGCCGACATGATGCTCTCGACCGGCGGCGTGTCGGTCGGCAGCTTCGACTTCGTACGCCAGACGCTCAGCGAGCTTGGCTATGAGGAGCGTTTCTGGAAGGTGGCGCAGAAGCCAGGCAAGCCACTCACCTTCGGCCTTCGCCAGGGCACGCCGGCGTTTGGATTGCCGGGCAACCCGGTCTCGACGCTGGTCTGCTGCTACCTCTACGTCGTGCCGGCCCTGCGTACGATGATGGGCATGGAGCGCATTCATCTGCCCCACATTGAGGCGACACTCGCGAGCGAGGTCACCACTGCGGCGGGGCTCACCGAATTCGTTCGCTGCGTCGTCACCCGCATCGGCCCCACGTACGAGGTGCAGCCGACCGGCTCGCAAAGCTCCGGGGTGCTGCGCTCGCTGTCGGCCGGCGAGGGTTTGTTGATCGCGCCGCCGGAGCAACAGACGATCGCGCGCGGCGCCTCCGTGCGCGTGATCGTGCTCGGAAACGATGGCACCTCGGCGGTGGCGCCCTTCTGA
- a CDS encoding PAS domain-containing protein: MVTGPAPAWETVLGSIGDAVVIVDGAGHIALFNPAAEQLVGRSQRQVLGHLCTDVFAATPAIAEMVARTFATGQTQARSEELRPPRGRALPVRLQTSAIWDAGGGIGGTVLTIHDLSYQRTLEEDARRIEHMAHLGTLVAGLAHEVKNPLGGIKGAAQLLALKLADRPELGDYTGVIVRETNRLSKLVDELLLLGAQRPPELVQLNIHRVIQDVLALVQPEIDAAGMALRLEFDPSLPDVRGDAAQLTQVLLNLIKNAVEAMRSTQRASGHTLTVVTRMETDFHLLRQQDVSGKFLRVEIADTGPGLAVGASERLFEPFYSTKPRGTGLGLAICQRLVAAHGGSLRLENQRHGGASASLNLPLAR; this comes from the coding sequence GTGGTCACGGGTCCCGCTCCGGCGTGGGAGACAGTCCTCGGCAGCATCGGCGATGCGGTCGTGATCGTTGACGGGGCCGGCCACATCGCGCTTTTCAATCCCGCCGCTGAGCAGCTGGTCGGCCGCTCGCAGCGCCAGGTGCTCGGCCATTTGTGTACGGACGTGTTCGCCGCAACACCGGCGATTGCCGAGATGGTCGCGCGCACCTTTGCCACAGGCCAGACCCAAGCCCGTAGCGAAGAGTTGCGGCCGCCGCGCGGGCGTGCGCTACCAGTGCGCCTGCAGACTTCTGCGATCTGGGATGCTGGTGGTGGCATTGGCGGCACCGTGCTCACCATTCACGACCTCAGCTACCAGCGTACACTAGAAGAAGATGCGCGCCGCATCGAACACATGGCGCATCTCGGCACGTTGGTCGCCGGCCTCGCCCACGAAGTTAAGAATCCGCTCGGGGGCATCAAAGGCGCCGCCCAGTTGCTGGCACTCAAGCTTGCCGACCGGCCCGAGCTCGGCGATTACACCGGCGTGATCGTGCGGGAGACCAACCGGCTCAGCAAGCTGGTCGACGAACTGCTGCTGCTTGGGGCGCAACGGCCGCCAGAACTGGTGCAGCTCAACATCCATCGGGTGATCCAGGATGTGCTCGCACTCGTGCAGCCGGAGATCGACGCCGCGGGGATGGCACTACGGCTGGAATTCGATCCAAGTTTACCCGACGTCCGTGGAGATGCGGCGCAGCTCACCCAGGTCTTGCTCAACCTGATCAAGAACGCCGTCGAAGCGATGCGCAGCACGCAGCGTGCAAGTGGCCATACACTCACCGTGGTCACGCGCATGGAGACCGACTTTCACCTGCTACGCCAACAGGACGTGAGCGGCAAATTTTTGCGCGTCGAAATTGCCGACACCGGCCCTGGATTGGCGGTAGGCGCGAGCGAACGGTTGTTCGAGCCCTTCTACAGTACCAAACCACGCGGCACCGGCCTGGGGCTGGCGATCTGCCAGCGCCTCGTCGCCGCGCACGGCGGCTCACTCCGGCTGGAGAATCAAAGGCACGGTGGCGCGTCCGCCAGTCTCAACTTGCCGCTGGCGCGCTAG
- a CDS encoding sigma-54-dependent Fis family transcriptional regulator yields MNTPSTTTILVADDEESIRFVLKEALSADGHEVVCVAEGRAALQKITAGPVDVALVDIKMPDLDGLELLTQARTSTVAIPIIIMTAQNTMANAIEAMKRGAFDYVTKPFDIEEVRALVHRALEMRRMSSDLARLGNEMRRRFELGVEIIGKTPAMLDIYKTIGRVAPTDATVLVQGESGTGKELIAKAVHYHSPRWSGPFIALNCSAIPRELLESELFGYERGAFTGAIEQRPGKFEIASGGTLFLDEVGDMPLELQAKLLRVLQEKELTRVGGREVVKVDCRIISATNQDLERAIAQGRFREDLYFRLKVVPIIVPPLRERRDDIPELIAFFVEKVNRELGTSVAGVSPEARAILSQHNWPGNVRELENTLVRAAVLAPGPTLMPRDLALAAGTEPALPHDHLSLEEVVRLKLTEYFRQTRTVELTDLYPLILGRVEKPLIELVLERASGNQLKAAAMLGINRNTLRKKITDLKIDLKRRGSTD; encoded by the coding sequence ATGAACACGCCGAGTACCACCACGATCCTGGTTGCAGACGACGAAGAATCGATCCGCTTCGTTCTCAAGGAGGCGCTGAGCGCCGACGGCCATGAGGTCGTGTGCGTTGCCGAAGGTCGGGCCGCACTGCAGAAAATCACGGCCGGCCCGGTCGACGTGGCGTTGGTAGACATCAAGATGCCCGATCTCGATGGACTGGAATTGCTGACGCAAGCTCGCACCAGCACGGTGGCCATCCCGATTATTATCATGACCGCGCAGAATACGATGGCGAACGCGATCGAAGCCATGAAGCGCGGGGCTTTCGACTACGTCACCAAGCCGTTTGACATCGAGGAAGTACGCGCATTGGTTCACCGCGCGCTCGAAATGCGTCGCATGTCGAGCGATCTGGCGCGCCTCGGCAATGAGATGCGGCGACGCTTCGAGCTCGGCGTCGAGATCATCGGCAAGACCCCCGCCATGCTCGACATCTACAAGACCATTGGTCGGGTCGCCCCGACCGATGCCACGGTGTTGGTGCAAGGCGAGAGCGGGACTGGCAAGGAACTCATCGCCAAGGCGGTACACTACCACTCGCCGCGCTGGAGCGGTCCATTCATTGCCCTCAATTGTTCGGCGATTCCGCGCGAGCTGCTCGAGAGCGAATTGTTCGGGTATGAACGCGGCGCCTTCACCGGCGCGATCGAGCAACGGCCCGGAAAGTTCGAGATCGCTAGCGGTGGCACGCTGTTTCTCGATGAAGTGGGCGACATGCCTCTAGAGTTGCAGGCGAAGCTCCTGCGTGTTCTGCAGGAAAAAGAGCTGACGCGTGTTGGCGGACGCGAAGTGGTCAAAGTCGATTGCCGCATCATCTCAGCCACCAATCAAGACCTGGAGCGGGCTATCGCCCAAGGGCGTTTCCGCGAAGATCTTTATTTTCGCCTCAAAGTAGTACCGATCATCGTGCCGCCATTGCGCGAGCGGCGTGACGATATTCCGGAGCTGATCGCGTTCTTCGTCGAGAAGGTCAATCGCGAACTGGGCACCAGCGTCGCCGGCGTCTCGCCGGAAGCCCGCGCCATCCTGTCGCAACATAACTGGCCAGGCAACGTGCGCGAGCTAGAGAACACGTTAGTGCGCGCGGCCGTCTTGGCACCCGGTCCCACATTGATGCCGCGCGATCTCGCCCTTGCTGCCGGCACTGAACCCGCGCTGCCTCACGATCATCTCTCTCTCGAAGAAGTGGTGCGGCTCAAGCTCACGGAGTACTTTCGCCAGACCCGCACGGTGGAGCTGACCGACTTGTACCCGCTGATCCTTGGGCGGGTCGAAAAGCCGTTGATCGAATTAGTACTCGAACGAGCCAGCGGCAACCAGCTCAAAGCCGCCGCGATGCTTGGCATCAACCGCAACACGCTCCGCAAGAAGATCACCGATCTGAAGATCGATCTGAAGCGCCGCGGGTCAACGGACTAG